The Zygosaccharomyces rouxii strain CBS732 chromosome G complete sequence genome contains a region encoding:
- the GRR1 gene encoding SCF ubiquitin ligase complex subunit GRR1 (similar to uniprot|P24814 Saccharomyces cerevisiae YJR090C GRR1 F-box protein component of the SCF ubiquitin-ligase complex required for Cln1p and Cln2p degradation involved in carbon catabolite repression glucose-dependent divalent cation transport high-affinity glucose transport and morphogenesis), whose protein sequence is MDNTRNNNEARNNAPRGLPASWFTNVVPPRESLTHQSREMISREHRQRVSRITQNENTLRDIFRINPNPQRQVPHLNLESLAQQGQENRHRGSFPVAETRFLPQGPSSRGLELETVTSDINNMISDTGDVSIFNVVPDALDLQSDDLRKLYAFQSSLQQKVQAYLDIIEKRRNGILDEIGIDNSKLEKMRLTDSPHAVNFVNKLQRMRLRAIESETMELQRLRVRFLTVVEEYRRAMNEYCKAKVEGRQAQNPTDYFQQWIESLDPNDSSVSEGLQELSSCSKLLMNNIYPSSNKMPLPNQPQRNTVFPLGHLPSEILHLILEKLSHKSDIVSLLTVCKLWAEIIVKLLYYRPHINKQTQLDLFMRTMSYSSNETVFDYRSMIKRLNFSFVGDYMHDEELYKFIGCRNLERLTLVFCKHVTSDSISEVLKGCRYLQSVDITGIKEISDNIFDTLAESCPRVQGFYVPQAKNVTSKALSNFITHAPMLKRVKITANNNMNDSLVELFADRCPMLVEVDITSSPNVHDHSLLHLFTKLTQLREFRVTHNTNVTDKLLLELSKSVNLLPSLRLLDLSGCENITDKTIERVVALAPKLRNVFLGKCSRITDHSLHHLARLGKNLQTVHFGHCFNISDQGVRTLVQSCPRIQYVDFACCTNLTNRTLYELSDLAKLKRIGLVKCSQMTDEGLLNMISLRGRNDSLERVHLSYCSNLTIYPIYELLMACPRLSHLSLTAVPSFLRPDITAFCRPAPADFSDNQRQIFCVFSGKGVHKLRHYLMSLTTPTSGPQTDLREVLTKYVSTRNLLHQGEDFEHGMNRIVSELNQDSAAILAATGLSQMNGMNNDFLFQNIEFDKLDDVFNWYEVSLPTPRLTPQEIKNLLSLVDKKFCEDPFDEEYDEVDVVVAPGADHDLNNELCHIVRKFHELYDRVNDFEVNVASLARVQFQFTGFLLHEMAQIYMQMVDLNRQTSQIQKFTYDSGLEASIKGFSIWRLLFIERFAALVKKYKLSTVVLRLYLKDSITLLTRQRELFLAHQRSTWNPANDNEEEEDPMFWQQFGDRVQISPDQMRIIQLGLRGPPVMGGNGLQPIMDVDNINQVDGRSGTPDEDTVLEDA, encoded by the coding sequence ATGGATAATACTCGTAACAATAACGAGGCAAGGAATAATGCACCCAGAGGATTGCCTGCTTCATGGTTTACAAACGTTGTACCTCCAAGAGAATCTTTAACGCACCAAAGTAGAGAGATGATTTCTAGAGAGCATCGTCAACGAGTTTCGAGAATAACGCAAAATGAGAATACTCTACGTGATATCTTTAGAATCAATCCAAATCCTCAGAGGCAGGTCCCACAtttaaatttggaaagtttaGCTCAACAGGGACAGGAGAATAGACACAGAGGAAGTTTTCCAGTTGCTGAAACACGTTTTTTACCCCAAGGTCCATCTTCAAGAGGTTTAGAGTTAGAGACAGTAACTTCAGATATTAATAATATGATTTCAGATACTGGCGATGTGAGTATATTTAACGTGGTACCCGATGCACTTGATTTACAATCTGATGATCTGAGAAAATTGTATGCTTTCCAAAGTTCTTTACAGCAAAAGGTACAGGCTTATTTGGATATCatagagaaaagaaggaacGGTATATTAGATGAGATTGGAATAGATAATAGTAAACTAGAAAAAATGCGTTTAACGGATTCCCCTCATGCtgtaaattttgtaaaCAAATTACAAAGGATGAGATTACGTGCTATTGAATCTGAAACGATGGAATTACAGAGGTTGAGGGTAAGGTTTTTAACAGTAGTGGAGGAATATAGAAGGGCGATGAATGAATACTGTAAGGCGAAAGTAGAAGGTAGACAAGCGCAAAATCCGACTGATTATTTCCAACAATGGATCGAATCTTTAGATCCCAACGATAGCTCAGTTTCAGAAGgattacaagaattatcCTCATGCTCTAAACTTTTAATGAATAATATTTACCCCTCCTCCAACAAAATGCCACTACCCAATCAGCCTCAGAGAAATACCGTTTTCCCACTAGGTCATCTTCCATCTGaaattttgcatttgatATTAGAAAAATTAAGCCATAAATCCGACATTGTAAGCCTTTTGACAGTTTGCAAATTATGGGCAGAGATTATCGTTAAACTACTGTATTACAGGCCTCACATTAATAAACAAACACAATTGGATTTATTCATGAGAACGATGAGTTACAGCTCTAATGAAACAGTTTTCGATTATCGTTCAATGATTAAAAGactaaatttttcatttgttGGTGATTATATgcatgatgaagaattataCAAATTTATTGGTTGTCGAAATTTGGAGAGACTGACCTTAGTGTTTTGTAAGCATGTCACTAGTGATTCCATTTCTGAAGTTCTTAAGGGATGTCGATATCTACAAAGCGTGGATATTACTGGTATAAAGGAGATCTCTGATAATATCTTTGACACATTAGCTGAAAGCTGTCCAAGGGTTCAGGGGTTTTACGTTCCACAGGCCAAAAATGTAACTTCGAAAGCGTTAAGCAATTTTATTACACATGCACCaatgttgaaaagagttAAGATCACCGCCAACAACAATATGAATGACAGTTTAGTAGAGTTGTTTGCCGACAGATGTCCCATGTTAGTAGAAGTTGACATCACTTCATCACCGAATGTTCATGACCACAGTCTTTTGCATCTATTTACCAAGTTGACTCAACTCAGAGAATTTAGAGTCACTCATAACACGAACGTTACTGATAAACTTCTTCTAGAATTATCCAAAAGTGTTAATCTACTTCCATCGTTAAGACTTTTAGACTTATCAGGATGTGAAAATATTACTGACAAGACCATTGAAAGGGTTGTTGCCCTGGCACCaaaattgagaaatgtGTTTTTAGGTAAATGCAGCAGAATTACAGACCATTCCTTACATCATTTAGCCAGACTGGGGAAGAACTTACAAACGGTGCATTTTGGCCATTGCTTCAACATTAGTGATCAAGGTGTAAGAACTTTAGTGCAATCGTGTCCTCGAATTCAGTATGTGGACTTCGCATGTTGTACCAATTTGACCAACAGAACTCTTTACGAATTATCTGATTTAgccaaattgaaaagaatagGATTGGTAAAGTGTTCACAAATGACAGATGAAGGTCTTTTAAATATGATTTCATTAAGAGGTCGTAACGATAGTTTGGAGAGAGTCCATCTTTCATATTGTTCGAACTTGAcgatttatccaatttacGAGCTTTTAATGGCATGCCCTCGATTATCTCATCTATCACTAACAGCAGTGCCTTCATTTTTAAGACCAGATATCACAGCTTTCTGTAGACCTGCACCTGCTGACTTTAGTGATAACCAACGTCAGATATTCTGTGTCTTCTCGGGAAAAGGTGTTCACAAGCTCCGTCACTATTTAATGAGTTTGACTACACCGACGAGTGGACCACAAACGGACCTAAGAGAAGTTTTAACCAAATACGTCTCTACAAGGAACTTACTTCACCAAGGTGAAGATTTTGAGCATGGGATGAATAGAATAGTCAGTGAATTAAACCAAGATTCTGCCGCCATCTTAGCGGCAACCGGATTAAGTCAGATGAATGGAATGAACAACGACTTTTTATTCCAAAATATTGAGTTTGACAAATTGGATGACGTATTTAATTGGTATGAGGTTTCATTACCAACACCACGTCTCACACctcaagaaattaaaaatttattatCACTTGTGGACAAAAAATTTTGTGAAgatccatttgatgaagaatacgATGAAGTAGACGTTGTGGTTGCGCCTGGTGCCGATCACGATTTGAATAACGAGCTTTGTCACATTGTAAGGAAATTTCATGAACTTTATGACCGTGTCAACGATTTCGAAGTTAATGTTGCTAGTTTGGCTCGTGTTCAATTCCAGTTTACAGGATTTTTATTACACGAAATGGCCCAAATCTACATGCAAATGGTTGATTTGAATAGACAAActtctcaaattcaaaaatttactTATGATTCAGGTTTGGAGGCTTCCATTAAAGGATTTTCAATCTGGAGGCTATTATTTATCGAAAGATTTGCTGCATTGGTTAAAAAATACAAACTTTCGACTGTAGTTTTAAGATTGTACTTGAAAGATAGTATTACATTATTGACGAGACAAAGAGAGTTGTTTTTAGCACATCAAAGGTCAACATGGAATCCAGCCAATGacaatgaagaagaagaggatcCTATGTTTTGGCAACAGTTTGGAGACAGGGTACAAATATCTCCAGATCAGATGCGTATAATTCAACTAGGCCTACGTGGTCCGCCTGTGATGGGTGGTAACGGGTTACAACCAATCATGGACGTAGATAACATTAATCAGGTGGATGGCAGGTCGGGAACTCCAGACGAAGATACAGTTTTGGAGGATGCATGA